A single Pan paniscus chromosome 21, NHGRI_mPanPan1-v2.0_pri, whole genome shotgun sequence DNA region contains:
- the PLCG1 gene encoding 1-phosphatidylinositol 4,5-bisphosphate phosphodiesterase gamma-1 isoform X2: MAGAASPCANGCGPGAPSDAEVLHLCRSLEVGTVMTLFYSKKSQRPERKTFQVKLETRQITWSRGADKIEGAIDIREIKEIRPGKTSRDFDRYQEDPAFRPDQSHCFVILYGMEFRLKTLSLQATSEDEVNMWIKGLTWLMEDTLQAPTPLQIERWLRKQFYSVDRNREDRISAKDLKNMLSQVNYRVPNMRFLRERLTDLEQRSGDITYGQFAQLYRSLMYSAQKTMDLPFLEASTLRAGERPELCRVSLPEFQQFLLDYQGELWAVDRLQVQEFMLSFLRDPLREIEEPYFFLDEFVTFLFSKENSVWNSQLDAVCPDTMNNPLSHYWISSSHNTYLTGDQFSSESSLEAYARCLRMGCRCIELDCWDGPDGMPVIYHGHTLTTKIKFSDVLHTIKEHAFVASEYPVILSIEDHCSIAQQRNMAQYFKKVLGDTLLTKPVEISADGLPSPNQLKRKILIKHKKLAEGSAYEEVPTSMMYSENDISNSIKNGILYLEDPVNHEWYPHYFVLTSSKIYYSEETSSDQGNEDEEEPKEVSSSTELHSNEKWFHGKLGAGRDGRHIAERLLTEYCIETGAPDGSFLVRESETFVGDYTLSFWRNGKVQHCRIHSRQDAGTPKFFLTDNLVFDSLYDLITHYQQVPLRCNEFEMRLSEPVPQTNAHESKEWYHASLTRAQAEHMLMRVPRDGAFLVRKRNEPNSYAISFRAEGKIKHCRVQQEGQTVMLGNSEFDSLVDLISYYEKHPLYRKMKLRYPINEEALEKIGTAEPDYGALYEGRNPGFYVEANPMPTFKCAVKALFDYKAQREDELTFTKSAIIQNVEKQEGGWWRGDYGGKKQLWFPSNYVEEMVNPVALEPEREHLDENSPLGDLLRGVLDVPACQIAIRPEGKNNRLFVFSISMASVAHWSLDVAADSQEELQDWVKKIREVAQTADARLTEGKIMERRKKIALELSELVVYCRPVPFDEEKIGTERACYRDMSSFPETKAEKYVNKAKGKKFLQYNRLQLSRIYPKGQRLDSSNYDPLPMWICGSQLVALNFQTPDKPMQMNQALFMTGRHCGYVLQPSTMRDEAFDPFDKSSLRGLEPCAISIEVLGARHLPKNGRGIVCPFVEIEVAGAEYDSTKQKTEFVVDNGLNPVWPAKPFHFQISNPEFAFLRFVVYEEDMFSDQNFLAQATFPVKGLKTGYRAVPLKNNYSEDLELASLLIKIDIFPAKQENGDLSPFSGTSLRERGSDAAGQLFHGRAREGSFESRYQQPFEDFRISQEHLADHFDSRERRAPRRTRVNGDNRL, from the exons TTGACATTCGTGAAATTAAGGAGATCCGCCCAGGGAAGACCTCACGGGACTTTGATCGCTATCAAGAGGACCCAGCTTTCCGGCCGGACCAGTCACATTGCTTTGTCATTCTCTATGGAATGGAATTTCGCCTGAAAACGCTGAGCCTGCAAG CCACATCTGAGGATGAAGTGAACATGTGGATCAAGGGCTTAACTTGGCTGATGGAGGATACATTGCAGGCACCCACACCCCTGCAGATTGAGAG GTGGCTCCGGAAGCAGTTTTACTCAGTGGATCGGAATCGTGAGGATCG TATATCAGCCAAGGACCTGAAGAACATGCTGTCCCAGGTCAACTACCGGGTCCCCAACATGCGCTTCCTCCGAGAGCGGCTGACG GACCTGGAGCAGCGCAGCGGGGACATCACCTACGGGCAGTTTGCTCAACTGTACCGCAGCCTCATGTACAGCGCCCAGAAGACG ATGGACCTCCCCTTCTTGGAAGCCAGTACTCTGAG ggctggggagcgGCCGGAGCTTTGCCGAGTGTCCCTTCCTGAGTTCCAGCAGTTCCTTCTTGACTACCAGGGG GAGCTGTGGGCTGTTGATCGCCTCCAGGTGCAGGAGTTCATGCTCAGCTTCCTCCGAGACCCCTTACGAGAGATCGAGGAGCCATACTTCTTCCTGGATGAG TTTGTCACTTTCCTGTTCTCCAAAGAGAACAGTGTGTGGAACTCGCAGCTGGATGCAGTATGCCCGGACACCATGAACAACCCTCTTTCCCACTACTGGATCTCCTCCTCGCACAACAC GTACCTGACCGGGGACCAGTTCTCCAGTGAGTCCTCCTTGGAAGCCTATGCTCGCTGCCTGCGGATGGGCTGTCGCTGCATTGAGT TGGACTGCTGGGACGGCCCGGATGGGATGCCAGTTATTTACCATGGGCACACCCTTACCACCAAGATCAAGTTCTCAGATGTCCTGCACACCATCAAGGAGCATGCCTTTGTGGCCTCAGA GTACCCAGTCATCCTGTCCATTGAGGACCACTGCAGCATTGCCCAGCAGAGGAACATGGCCCAATACTTCAAGAAGGTGCTGGGGGACACACTCCTCACCAAGCCCGTGGAGATCTCTGCCGACGGGCTCCCCTCACCCAACCAGCTTAAGAGGAAGATCCTCATCAAG CACAAGAAGCTGGCTGAGGGCAGTGCCTACGAGGAGGTGCCTACATCCATGATGTACTCTGAGAACGACATCAGCAACTCTATCAAGAATGGCATCCTCTACCTGGAGGACCCTGTGAACCAC GAATGGTATCCCCACTACTTTGTTCTGACCAGCAGCAAGATCTACTACTCTGAGGAGACCAGCAGTGACCAGGGCAACGAGGATGAGGAGGAGCCCAAGGAG GTCAGCAGCAGCACAGAGCTGCACTCCAATGAGAAGTGGTTCCATGGGAAGCTAGGGGCAGGGCGTGACGGGCGTCACATCGCTGAGCGCCTGCTTACTGAGTACTGCATCGAGACCGGAGCCCCTGACGGCTCCTTCCTCGTGCGAGAGAGTGAGACCTTCGTGGGCGACTACACGCTCTCTTTCTG GCGGAACGGGAAAGTCCAGCACTGCCGTATCCACTCCCGGCAAGATGCTGGGACCCCCAAGTTCTTCTTGACAGACAACCTCGTCTTTGACTCCCTCTATGACCTCATCACGCACTACCAGCAGGTGCCCCTGCGCTGTAATGAGTTTGAGATGCGACTTTCAGAGCCTGTCCCACAGACCAACGCCCACGAGAGCAAAGA GTGGTACCACGCAAGCCTGACCAGAGCACAGGCTGAGCACATGCTAATGCGCGTCCCTCGTGATGGGGCCTTCCTGGTGCGGAAGCGGAATGAGCCCAACTCATATGCCATCTCTTTCCG GGCTGAGGGCAAGATCAAGCATTGCCGTGTCCAGCAAGAGGGCCAGACAGTGATGCTAGGGAACTCGGAGTTCGACAGCCTTGTTGACCTCATCAGCTACTATGAGAAACACCCGCTATACCGCAAGATGAAGCTGCGCTATCCCATCAACGAGGAGGCACTGGAGAAGATTGGCACAGCT GAGCCTGACTACGGGGCCCTGTATGAGGGACGCAACCCTGGCTTCTATGTAGAGGCAAACCCTATGCCAACTttcaag TGTGCAGTCAAAGCCCTCTTTGACTACAAGGCCCAGAGGGAGGACGAGCTGACCTTCACCAAGAGCGCCATCATCCAGAATGTGGAGAAGCAAGAGGGAGGCTG GTGGCGAGGGGACTACGGAGGGAAGAAGCAGCTGTGGTTCCCATCAAACTACGTGGAAGAGATGGTCAACCCCGTGGCCCTGGAGCCGGAGAGGGAG CACTTGGACGAGAACAGCCCCCTAGGGGACTTGCTACGGGGGGTCTTGGATGTGCCGGCTTGTCAGATTG CCATCCGTCCTGAGGGCAAGAACAACCGGCTCTTCGTCTTCTCCATCAGCATGGCGTCGGTGGCCCACTGGTCCCTGGATGTTGCTGCCGACTCACAGGAGGAGCTGCAGGACTGGGTGAAAAAGATCCGTGAAGTGGCCCAGACAGCAGACGCCAGG CTCACTGAAGGGAAGATAATGGAACGGAGGAAGAAGATTGCCCTGGAGCTCTCTGAACTTGTCGTCTACTGCCGGCCTGTTCCCTTCGATGAAGAGA AGATTGGCACAGAACGTGCTTGCTACCGGGACATGTCATCCTTCCCGGAAACCAAGGCTGAGAAATACGTGAACAAGGCCAAAGGCAAGAAGTTCCTTCAGTACAATCGACTGCAGCTCTCCCGCATCTACCCCAAGGGCCAGCGACTGGATTCCTCCAACTACGATCCTTTGCCCATGTGGATCTGTGGCAGTCAGCTTGTGGCCCTCAACTTCCAGACCCCTG ACAAGCCTATGCAGATGAACCAGGCCCTCTTCATGACGGGCAGGCACTGTGGCTACGTGCTGCAGCCAAGCACCATGCGGGATGAGGCCTTCGACCCCTTTGACAAGAGCAGCCTCCGCGGGCTGGAGCCATGTGCCATCTCTATTGAG GTGCTGGGGGCCCGACATCTGCCAAAGAATGGCCGAGGCATTGTGTGTCCTTTTGTGGAGATtgaggtggctggagctgagtATGACAGCACCAAGCAGAAGACAGAGTTTGTGG TGGACAATGGACTCAACCCTGTATGGCCAGCCAAGCCCTTCCACTTCCAGATCAGTAACCCTGAATTTGCCTTTCTGCGCTTCGTGGTGTATGAGGAAGACATGTTTAGTGACCAGAATTTCCTGGCTCAGGCTACTTTCCCAGTAAAAGGCCTGAAGACAG GATACAGAGCAGTGCCTTTGAAGAATAACTACAGTGAGGACCTGGAGTTGGCCTCCCTGCTGATCAAGATTGACATTTTCCCTGCCAAG caggagaatggtgaccTCAGTCCCTTCAGTGGTACGTCCCTGCGGGAGCGGGGCTCAGATGCCGCAGGCCAGCTGTTTCACGGCCGAGCCCGGGAAGGCTCCTTTGAATCCCGCTACCAGCAGCCGTTTGAGGACTTCCGCATCTCCCAGGAGCATCTCGCAGACCATTTTGACAGTCGAGAACGAAG GGCCCCAAGAAGGACTCGGGTCAATGGAGACAACCGCCTCTAG
- the PLCG1 gene encoding 1-phosphatidylinositol 4,5-bisphosphate phosphodiesterase gamma-1 isoform X1 has translation MAGAASPCANGCGPGAPSDAEVLHLCRSLEVGTVMTLFYSKKSQRPERKTFQVKLETRQITWSRGADKIEGAIDIREIKEIRPGKTSRDFDRYQEDPAFRPDQSHCFVILYGMEFRLKTLSLQATSEDEVNMWIKGLTWLMEDTLQAPTPLQIERWLRKQFYSVDRNREDRISAKDLKNMLSQVNYRVPNMRFLRERLTDLEQRSGDITYGQFAQLYRSLMYSAQKTMDLPFLEASTLRAGERPELCRVSLPEFQQFLLDYQGELWAVDRLQVQEFMLSFLRDPLREIEEPYFFLDEFVTFLFSKENSVWNSQLDAVCPDTMNNPLSHYWISSSHNTYLTGDQFSSESSLEAYARCLRMGCRCIELDCWDGPDGMPVIYHGHTLTTKIKFSDVLHTIKEHAFVASEYPVILSIEDHCSIAQQRNMAQYFKKVLGDTLLTKPVEISADGLPSPNQLKRKILIKHKKLAEGSAYEEVPTSMMYSENDISNSIKNGILYLEDPVNHEWYPHYFVLTSSKIYYSEETSSDQGNEDEEEPKEVSSSTELHSNEKWFHGKLGAGRDGRHIAERLLTEYCIETGAPDGSFLVRESETFVGDYTLSFWRNGKVQHCRIHSRQDAGTPKFFLTDNLVFDSLYDLITHYQQVPLRCNEFEMRLSEPVPQTNAHESKEWYHASLTRAQAEHMLMRVPRDGAFLVRKRNEPNSYAISFRAEGKIKHCRVQQEGQTVMLGNSEFDSLVDLISYYEKHPLYRKMKLRYPINEEALEKIGTAEPDYGALYEGRNPGFYVEANPMPTFKCAVKALFDYKAQREDELTFTKSAIIQNVEKQEGGWWRGDYGGKKQLWFPSNYVEEMVNPVALEPEREHLDENSPLGDLLRGVLDVPACQIAIRPEGKNNRLFVFSISMASVAHWSLDVAADSQEELQDWVKKIREVAQTADARLTEGKIMERRKKIALELSELVVYCRPVPFDEEKIGTERACYRDMSSFPETKAEKYVNKAKGKKFLQYNRLQLSRIYPKGQRLDSSNYDPLPMWICGSQLVALNFQTPDKPMQMNQALFMTGRHCGYVLQPSTMRDEAFDPFDKSSLRGLEPCAISIEVLGARHLPKNGRGIVCPFVEIEVAGAEYDSTKQKTEFVGQSVFPVILLILLGHCKPLPTSHPILSQGDLKPFVVAFTVDNGLNPVWPAKPFHFQISNPEFAFLRFVVYEEDMFSDQNFLAQATFPVKGLKTGYRAVPLKNNYSEDLELASLLIKIDIFPAKQENGDLSPFSGTSLRERGSDAAGQLFHGRAREGSFESRYQQPFEDFRISQEHLADHFDSRERRAPRRTRVNGDNRL, from the exons TTGACATTCGTGAAATTAAGGAGATCCGCCCAGGGAAGACCTCACGGGACTTTGATCGCTATCAAGAGGACCCAGCTTTCCGGCCGGACCAGTCACATTGCTTTGTCATTCTCTATGGAATGGAATTTCGCCTGAAAACGCTGAGCCTGCAAG CCACATCTGAGGATGAAGTGAACATGTGGATCAAGGGCTTAACTTGGCTGATGGAGGATACATTGCAGGCACCCACACCCCTGCAGATTGAGAG GTGGCTCCGGAAGCAGTTTTACTCAGTGGATCGGAATCGTGAGGATCG TATATCAGCCAAGGACCTGAAGAACATGCTGTCCCAGGTCAACTACCGGGTCCCCAACATGCGCTTCCTCCGAGAGCGGCTGACG GACCTGGAGCAGCGCAGCGGGGACATCACCTACGGGCAGTTTGCTCAACTGTACCGCAGCCTCATGTACAGCGCCCAGAAGACG ATGGACCTCCCCTTCTTGGAAGCCAGTACTCTGAG ggctggggagcgGCCGGAGCTTTGCCGAGTGTCCCTTCCTGAGTTCCAGCAGTTCCTTCTTGACTACCAGGGG GAGCTGTGGGCTGTTGATCGCCTCCAGGTGCAGGAGTTCATGCTCAGCTTCCTCCGAGACCCCTTACGAGAGATCGAGGAGCCATACTTCTTCCTGGATGAG TTTGTCACTTTCCTGTTCTCCAAAGAGAACAGTGTGTGGAACTCGCAGCTGGATGCAGTATGCCCGGACACCATGAACAACCCTCTTTCCCACTACTGGATCTCCTCCTCGCACAACAC GTACCTGACCGGGGACCAGTTCTCCAGTGAGTCCTCCTTGGAAGCCTATGCTCGCTGCCTGCGGATGGGCTGTCGCTGCATTGAGT TGGACTGCTGGGACGGCCCGGATGGGATGCCAGTTATTTACCATGGGCACACCCTTACCACCAAGATCAAGTTCTCAGATGTCCTGCACACCATCAAGGAGCATGCCTTTGTGGCCTCAGA GTACCCAGTCATCCTGTCCATTGAGGACCACTGCAGCATTGCCCAGCAGAGGAACATGGCCCAATACTTCAAGAAGGTGCTGGGGGACACACTCCTCACCAAGCCCGTGGAGATCTCTGCCGACGGGCTCCCCTCACCCAACCAGCTTAAGAGGAAGATCCTCATCAAG CACAAGAAGCTGGCTGAGGGCAGTGCCTACGAGGAGGTGCCTACATCCATGATGTACTCTGAGAACGACATCAGCAACTCTATCAAGAATGGCATCCTCTACCTGGAGGACCCTGTGAACCAC GAATGGTATCCCCACTACTTTGTTCTGACCAGCAGCAAGATCTACTACTCTGAGGAGACCAGCAGTGACCAGGGCAACGAGGATGAGGAGGAGCCCAAGGAG GTCAGCAGCAGCACAGAGCTGCACTCCAATGAGAAGTGGTTCCATGGGAAGCTAGGGGCAGGGCGTGACGGGCGTCACATCGCTGAGCGCCTGCTTACTGAGTACTGCATCGAGACCGGAGCCCCTGACGGCTCCTTCCTCGTGCGAGAGAGTGAGACCTTCGTGGGCGACTACACGCTCTCTTTCTG GCGGAACGGGAAAGTCCAGCACTGCCGTATCCACTCCCGGCAAGATGCTGGGACCCCCAAGTTCTTCTTGACAGACAACCTCGTCTTTGACTCCCTCTATGACCTCATCACGCACTACCAGCAGGTGCCCCTGCGCTGTAATGAGTTTGAGATGCGACTTTCAGAGCCTGTCCCACAGACCAACGCCCACGAGAGCAAAGA GTGGTACCACGCAAGCCTGACCAGAGCACAGGCTGAGCACATGCTAATGCGCGTCCCTCGTGATGGGGCCTTCCTGGTGCGGAAGCGGAATGAGCCCAACTCATATGCCATCTCTTTCCG GGCTGAGGGCAAGATCAAGCATTGCCGTGTCCAGCAAGAGGGCCAGACAGTGATGCTAGGGAACTCGGAGTTCGACAGCCTTGTTGACCTCATCAGCTACTATGAGAAACACCCGCTATACCGCAAGATGAAGCTGCGCTATCCCATCAACGAGGAGGCACTGGAGAAGATTGGCACAGCT GAGCCTGACTACGGGGCCCTGTATGAGGGACGCAACCCTGGCTTCTATGTAGAGGCAAACCCTATGCCAACTttcaag TGTGCAGTCAAAGCCCTCTTTGACTACAAGGCCCAGAGGGAGGACGAGCTGACCTTCACCAAGAGCGCCATCATCCAGAATGTGGAGAAGCAAGAGGGAGGCTG GTGGCGAGGGGACTACGGAGGGAAGAAGCAGCTGTGGTTCCCATCAAACTACGTGGAAGAGATGGTCAACCCCGTGGCCCTGGAGCCGGAGAGGGAG CACTTGGACGAGAACAGCCCCCTAGGGGACTTGCTACGGGGGGTCTTGGATGTGCCGGCTTGTCAGATTG CCATCCGTCCTGAGGGCAAGAACAACCGGCTCTTCGTCTTCTCCATCAGCATGGCGTCGGTGGCCCACTGGTCCCTGGATGTTGCTGCCGACTCACAGGAGGAGCTGCAGGACTGGGTGAAAAAGATCCGTGAAGTGGCCCAGACAGCAGACGCCAGG CTCACTGAAGGGAAGATAATGGAACGGAGGAAGAAGATTGCCCTGGAGCTCTCTGAACTTGTCGTCTACTGCCGGCCTGTTCCCTTCGATGAAGAGA AGATTGGCACAGAACGTGCTTGCTACCGGGACATGTCATCCTTCCCGGAAACCAAGGCTGAGAAATACGTGAACAAGGCCAAAGGCAAGAAGTTCCTTCAGTACAATCGACTGCAGCTCTCCCGCATCTACCCCAAGGGCCAGCGACTGGATTCCTCCAACTACGATCCTTTGCCCATGTGGATCTGTGGCAGTCAGCTTGTGGCCCTCAACTTCCAGACCCCTG ACAAGCCTATGCAGATGAACCAGGCCCTCTTCATGACGGGCAGGCACTGTGGCTACGTGCTGCAGCCAAGCACCATGCGGGATGAGGCCTTCGACCCCTTTGACAAGAGCAGCCTCCGCGGGCTGGAGCCATGTGCCATCTCTATTGAG GTGCTGGGGGCCCGACATCTGCCAAAGAATGGCCGAGGCATTGTGTGTCCTTTTGTGGAGATtgaggtggctggagctgagtATGACAGCACCAAGCAGAAGACAGAGTTTGTGGGTCAGTCTGTCTTCCCAGTCATCCTCCTCATCCTGCTGGGGCACTGCAAGCCTCTCCCCACCAGTCATCCCATCCTCTCCCAGGGTGACCTGAAGCCTTTTGTCGTTGCCTTCACAGTGGACAATGGACTCAACCCTGTATGGCCAGCCAAGCCCTTCCACTTCCAGATCAGTAACCCTGAATTTGCCTTTCTGCGCTTCGTGGTGTATGAGGAAGACATGTTTAGTGACCAGAATTTCCTGGCTCAGGCTACTTTCCCAGTAAAAGGCCTGAAGACAG GATACAGAGCAGTGCCTTTGAAGAATAACTACAGTGAGGACCTGGAGTTGGCCTCCCTGCTGATCAAGATTGACATTTTCCCTGCCAAG caggagaatggtgaccTCAGTCCCTTCAGTGGTACGTCCCTGCGGGAGCGGGGCTCAGATGCCGCAGGCCAGCTGTTTCACGGCCGAGCCCGGGAAGGCTCCTTTGAATCCCGCTACCAGCAGCCGTTTGAGGACTTCCGCATCTCCCAGGAGCATCTCGCAGACCATTTTGACAGTCGAGAACGAAG GGCCCCAAGAAGGACTCGGGTCAATGGAGACAACCGCCTCTAG